The Terriglobales bacterium genome has a segment encoding these proteins:
- a CDS encoding MerR family transcriptional regulator produces the protein MSRKKSAAGTKKLADIHIPDKLYFRIGEVSKLCRLPAYVLRFWETEFPQLKPVKSSTGQRMYRKKDVEAVVRIKTLLYDEGFTIAGARQQLRTEARGDGKQPPLFGHSVGVPRSELRQVRSGLKEILTLLSARR, from the coding sequence ATGAGCCGTAAGAAGAGCGCCGCCGGAACCAAGAAGCTCGCCGACATCCATATTCCCGACAAGCTCTACTTCCGCATCGGCGAGGTCTCCAAGCTCTGTCGCCTGCCGGCCTACGTGCTCCGCTTCTGGGAGACCGAGTTCCCCCAGCTCAAGCCGGTGAAGAGCTCCACCGGCCAGCGCATGTACCGCAAGAAGGACGTGGAAGCGGTCGTGCGCATCAAGACGCTACTCTACGACGAGGGCTTCACCATCGCGGGCGCGCGCCAGCAGCTGCGCACCGAGGCGCGCGGCGACGGCAAGCAGCCCCCGCTCTTCGGCCACTCCGTCGGCGTGCCGCGCAGCGAGCTCCGCCAGGTCCGCTCCGGCCTGAAAGAGATCCTCACCCTGCTCTCCGCGCGCCGCTAG
- a CDS encoding PilZ domain-containing protein, producing the protein MEGSQYSAPQSYAPVRATRYTVAMPLKYRRVGETDWHDGMAENISQTGIFFRGDRGLTEEEVIEINFTLRGPSVPDCNSRPCTAIIVRKDRSRVENQDAFGTRFLD; encoded by the coding sequence ATGGAAGGCTCGCAGTACTCTGCGCCGCAGTCGTACGCACCAGTGCGCGCCACGCGCTACACCGTGGCGATGCCGCTGAAGTATCGCCGTGTCGGCGAGACGGACTGGCACGACGGGATGGCCGAGAACATCAGCCAGACCGGCATCTTCTTCCGCGGCGACCGCGGCCTCACCGAAGAGGAAGTCATCGAGATCAACTTCACGCTGCGCGGCCCCAGCGTCCCCGACTGCAACAGCCGCCCCTGCACTGCCATCATCGTCCGCAAGGACCGCTCCCGCGTCGAGAACCAGGACGCCTTCGGCACCCGCTTCCTCGACTGA